Proteins encoded together in one Aminipila butyrica window:
- a CDS encoding EamA family transporter, whose product MKVRDLALATFVIILWGINFTVIKVGVHEIPPMLLVSLRFFFAAFPAVFLVKRPATSWKYVVAYGLTVGVGQFSCLFYAIHVGMPAGVASVVLQSQAFFTVLFAGIVFQERIKIGQAAGLLVSGVGLFLISGNLGGGQGAMIPVGAFLLTLVAAFFWGLSNIVVRQASKEAALQGNKLNMFHMVVWSSLIPPLPMLVASLILEKSEQVWHAMSNLNELAVFSVLYLALFATLIGYGIWSTLLSTYPAQKIAPLSLLVPVVGLITAQVFLSEKLSAIQWAGGGIIILGLLISNCAPLLGKRGSIERESFR is encoded by the coding sequence ATGAAAGTACGCGATTTAGCACTAGCCACTTTTGTTATCATACTATGGGGCATAAATTTTACTGTTATTAAAGTAGGCGTTCACGAGATCCCGCCTATGCTGCTGGTATCGCTGCGCTTTTTCTTTGCGGCATTCCCGGCAGTATTTTTGGTAAAACGCCCAGCTACCAGTTGGAAGTACGTGGTTGCTTATGGATTGACAGTGGGCGTCGGTCAATTTTCCTGTTTATTTTATGCCATCCACGTAGGAATGCCAGCTGGCGTTGCATCGGTAGTATTACAATCACAGGCATTTTTTACGGTTTTATTTGCAGGTATCGTGTTTCAAGAACGAATTAAAATAGGGCAAGCAGCAGGCCTCCTTGTGTCTGGCGTAGGCCTTTTCCTCATCAGCGGGAACCTTGGTGGCGGGCAGGGAGCTATGATACCCGTGGGAGCTTTTCTACTTACCTTAGTGGCTGCATTTTTTTGGGGACTTTCCAATATTGTCGTCAGGCAGGCTTCTAAGGAGGCTGCATTACAGGGAAATAAACTAAATATGTTCCATATGGTTGTGTGGTCCAGTCTGATACCGCCGCTTCCAATGTTGGTGGCCTCGTTAATCCTGGAAAAATCAGAACAAGTTTGGCACGCAATGAGCAACTTGAATGAATTAGCTGTCTTTTCTGTATTATATCTTGCCTTATTTGCTACGCTGATTGGGTATGGTATATGGAGCACCTTACTGTCAACCTATCCGGCTCAGAAGATAGCCCCCTTGTCTTTGCTTGTTCCTGTCGTTGGACTTATTACAGCACAGGTGTTTCTTAGCGAAAAGCTTTCTGCCATTCAGTGGGCAGGAGGGGGGATTATTATCTTGGGGCTGTTGATATCCAACTGTGCCCCTCTGCTGGGAAAACGAGGCTCAATCGAAAGGGAGAGCTTTAGATGA
- a CDS encoding MutS-related protein, with protein sequence MSSSSRKLRQEKLRERFGKNPAENDEIFTDRNQFDKIKIYHDEKCEQFGEAEIDDITWNDLEMDQVFLRMNNTKSYIGEQILYHRLHDLDRCRDWSKLENQIRYYTENEPGRIQIEEKLVAIGKQKEDYYLPTFLMNPEYWHIQNSFILHLLQVCLSVFIAGSIFTNNTIFLAGLLIVAPINLMVYLTTKQSCEVYLYSLGSLKQLLKFSKMVMSNDKWREIFATEEIESAIMDLNKLSRMIVYRPGRKYASIPGDLLGILQDYLLGITLYDIATFNYIMKIINQKQDNVLKLYEFAGNIDMGIAIASFRKSKAIHCQPQFIDVSEIHVQGISHPLIEQAITNDFTLKDRAIITGANASGKSTFMKALAVNIIMAQTLHTCTAKSFQLPMLQVMTSMSLRDDILTGESYYIKEVKYLKRMLDQTNSPILTLFIIDEILRGTNTEERMAAASAILDYFAYTKSLIIVATHDMELVSDMKDKYENFYFDSYIDEQEVKFDYCIYKGIGGKSNAIELLSLLHFPEEIVQAAKNNIGGVARENWRGC encoded by the coding sequence ATGAGTAGCAGTTCAAGAAAATTACGTCAAGAAAAACTGAGAGAAAGATTTGGGAAGAATCCAGCAGAAAATGATGAAATATTTACAGACAGAAATCAATTTGACAAAATCAAAATCTATCACGATGAGAAGTGTGAACAGTTTGGTGAAGCAGAAATAGACGATATTACCTGGAATGATTTAGAAATGGACCAAGTATTTTTAAGGATGAACAATACGAAGAGCTATATCGGAGAACAGATACTTTATCATCGCTTACATGACTTAGACCGTTGTAGGGATTGGAGTAAACTTGAAAATCAAATTCGTTATTATACAGAAAATGAACCAGGACGGATTCAGATTGAAGAAAAGTTAGTAGCTATCGGGAAGCAAAAAGAGGATTACTATCTACCAACCTTTTTAATGAATCCGGAGTATTGGCATATTCAAAATAGTTTTATTTTACATTTGCTTCAGGTTTGTTTGTCGGTTTTTATAGCTGGAAGTATATTTACGAATAATACTATATTTCTAGCAGGCCTATTAATTGTTGCACCAATTAATCTAATGGTTTATCTTACAACGAAACAAAGCTGTGAAGTGTACCTATACTCCTTGGGCAGTTTGAAACAATTATTGAAATTCAGTAAAATGGTGATGTCAAATGATAAATGGCGAGAAATATTTGCCACAGAAGAAATAGAATCTGCTATTATGGATTTAAATAAATTATCGAGGATGATCGTATACCGGCCGGGCAGGAAATATGCAAGCATACCAGGTGATCTATTAGGTATTTTACAGGATTATCTGCTGGGAATTACTTTATATGATATTGCCACTTTTAATTATATTATGAAAATTATAAATCAAAAGCAGGATAACGTTTTAAAATTATACGAATTTGCTGGAAACATTGATATGGGGATTGCTATTGCATCGTTTCGGAAAAGTAAAGCTATTCATTGTCAGCCACAATTTATAGATGTGTCTGAAATTCATGTTCAAGGGATATCCCATCCATTAATTGAACAGGCAATAACAAATGACTTTACCTTAAAAGACCGAGCTATTATAACAGGTGCCAATGCATCTGGAAAATCAACGTTTATGAAAGCCTTAGCAGTAAACATCATCATGGCACAGACGCTTCATACCTGTACAGCGAAGTCTTTTCAACTACCGATGCTTCAGGTGATGACCTCTATGTCTCTACGCGATGACATTCTGACAGGTGAAAGTTATTATATTAAAGAAGTAAAATATTTAAAGAGAATGTTAGATCAAACGAATAGTCCGATATTAACATTATTTATAATAGATGAAATCTTGAGAGGTACAAATACCGAAGAAAGAATGGCAGCAGCTTCTGCTATTCTTGATTATTTTGCGTATACAAAAAGTCTTATAATTGTGGCAACACATGATATGGAATTGGTCTCTGATATGAAAGATAAATATGAGAATTTTTATTTTGATAGTTATATTGATGAACAGGAAGTAAAATTTGATTATTGTATCTACAAAGGGATTGGTGGAAAATCTAATGCAATTGAACTGCTGTCATTATTGCACTTTCCAGAAGAAATTGTACAGGCAGCCAAAAACAATATAGGGGGAGTAGCGCGTGAGAATTGGAGAGGTTGCTGA
- a CDS encoding VOC family protein, giving the protein MYFRQLTIIVKDMEKSIEFYETITELKISRRFKDGSAEIAFMTNGKGETEIELVCTPQMQKFEGKGFFICFVTDKLDAMHELAQTKGLNPSDIRNPDAESRYFYVYDPNGVSVQLKQKM; this is encoded by the coding sequence ATGTACTTTAGACAACTGACTATAATCGTCAAGGATATGGAGAAATCTATTGAATTTTATGAGACAATTACGGAATTGAAGATTTCTCGGCGTTTTAAAGATGGATCTGCAGAGATTGCTTTTATGACAAATGGTAAAGGGGAGACAGAAATTGAATTAGTTTGTACGCCGCAGATGCAGAAATTTGAAGGAAAGGGCTTTTTCATTTGCTTTGTAACGGATAAACTGGATGCCATGCATGAATTGGCACAAACAAAAGGCTTAAATCCTTCTGATATTCGAAATCCGGATGCAGAAAGCCGTTATTTTTACGTTTATGACCCGAATGGCGTATCTGTACAACTGAAACAAAAGATGTAG
- a CDS encoding DUF2249 domain-containing protein — protein MKYEDWKDKTAEFKKIDVRHLQGNFFLGLRKQAQNLEIGEGLEVIQTFEPHPLYAVLEPLGFVHHTEKTAVGEFHVYFYRAEIKEAGGQAPYAPLALLNYPMIDEELGEIAVNFWDLTWNNDKRTLSYEMRLLLSLANAVGAGRMRQASRELVKAYASGIDSAALDDVFELIAWNQGIGYFSSEIGPSALFQAYKLIKTQEKNGKSREEIKQLLMERFGEKNEEVGVS, from the coding sequence ATGAAGTACGAAGATTGGAAAGATAAGACAGCCGAGTTTAAGAAGATAGACGTTCGTCACCTTCAGGGAAACTTTTTCCTTGGGTTACGAAAACAAGCCCAGAATTTAGAAATAGGAGAAGGCTTAGAAGTTATTCAGACCTTTGAGCCACATCCGCTCTATGCAGTATTGGAGCCTCTTGGCTTTGTCCATCATACAGAAAAAACTGCTGTTGGTGAATTTCACGTATATTTTTACCGAGCAGAAATAAAAGAGGCAGGGGGACAGGCCCCTTACGCACCCTTGGCCCTGTTGAATTATCCAATGATTGATGAAGAACTTGGTGAAATTGCCGTAAACTTCTGGGATTTGACCTGGAACAATGATAAAAGAACCCTGTCTTATGAAATGAGACTTTTACTGTCCTTAGCCAATGCGGTTGGTGCCGGAAGAATGCGTCAAGCCTCCAGAGAACTTGTAAAGGCGTATGCTTCGGGAATAGATTCTGCGGCATTGGACGATGTATTCGAACTGATTGCATGGAATCAAGGAATCGGTTATTTTAGTTCAGAAATCGGACCTTCCGCGCTGTTTCAAGCTTATAAGCTAATTAAGACACAAGAGAAAAATGGGAAGAGCCGTGAGGAAATAAAACAATTGCTCATGGAACGGTTTGGTGAGAAAAATGAAGAAGTAGGCGTGTCATAA
- a CDS encoding Lrp/AsnC family transcriptional regulator has translation MKIDEIDARILQELQTDCRISIRELSKRVNLSPPSVAERVRKLEDNNIIEGYTIRLNKKNLGFVIDCIIEVTMRDGQHVKFKNFIKEYKHSEWCYRIAGSACFIVKLSVSSLADIEEFINAVSSYALTETSIIFSKTEVNDSIHKFL, from the coding sequence ATGAAAATAGATGAAATTGATGCACGTATTTTACAAGAATTGCAGACCGATTGCCGTATATCCATCAGGGAGTTGTCGAAACGAGTAAACCTTTCGCCCCCTTCTGTCGCGGAAAGGGTAAGAAAGCTTGAGGATAACAACATCATTGAGGGGTATACCATTCGCCTGAACAAAAAGAATCTTGGTTTTGTCATCGACTGTATCATTGAAGTTACCATGAGAGATGGACAACATGTAAAGTTTAAAAACTTTATCAAGGAGTATAAACACAGTGAGTGGTGTTACAGAATTGCAGGTTCTGCATGCTTTATTGTAAAATTATCCGTTTCTTCTTTAGCTGATATTGAAGAATTTATCAATGCGGTATCCTCCTATGCCTTAACAGAAACATCTATTATTTTTTCAAAAACTGAGGTAAATGATAGTATCCATAAGTTTTTATAG
- a CDS encoding AraC family transcriptional regulator, with translation MEWLKKLSNAIDYIEKNLDGEICYEEAAKIACCSTYYFGRMFSYVAGISLSEYIRRRRMTQAAFEIQNTDRKVLEVALKYGYTSPTSFNRAFQNVHGISPISAKAKGCILNAYPPIKFSVNIIGGNVMPYRVEEKEAMRLVGIRMPLTMDMEENKRSVPHFWENTLKSRQFANICNLSTRLPMSILGATVCQNDEIYYYIAAATDQPVPEGMVEYQIPKATWVVFENNGLFKTSVQDIFKRFLTEWLPFSGYAYAELPDVEVYPISKEINRSGYCEVWIAVKKEKENETHGISN, from the coding sequence ATGGAGTGGTTGAAGAAGCTAAGCAATGCCATTGATTATATTGAAAAGAATTTAGACGGCGAGATTTGTTATGAAGAAGCGGCTAAAATTGCCTGTTGTTCTACCTACTATTTCGGGCGGATGTTTTCCTATGTAGCGGGTATATCCTTATCCGAGTATATTCGCCGCCGGAGAATGACACAGGCTGCTTTTGAAATACAAAACACGGATAGGAAGGTTTTGGAGGTTGCATTAAAATATGGCTATACTTCTCCGACGTCCTTTAACCGGGCCTTTCAAAATGTGCATGGAATATCCCCAATTTCCGCAAAAGCAAAAGGCTGTATCTTAAATGCATACCCGCCTATTAAATTTTCAGTCAATATAATAGGGGGTAATGTTATGCCCTACCGGGTGGAAGAAAAAGAAGCCATGAGACTTGTTGGTATCCGCATGCCATTGACAATGGATATGGAGGAGAACAAAAGGAGTGTTCCGCATTTTTGGGAAAATACATTAAAAAGCAGACAATTTGCAAATATATGCAACTTGTCAACTAGGCTGCCCATGAGCATTTTAGGAGCTACAGTTTGCCAAAATGATGAAATATATTATTACATTGCGGCAGCAACCGACCAGCCTGTACCAGAGGGAATGGTTGAATATCAAATTCCAAAGGCTACATGGGTGGTGTTTGAAAATAACGGTTTATTTAAAACATCTGTACAAGATATTTTTAAAAGATTTTTAACGGAATGGCTTCCTTTTTCGGGCTATGCCTATGCAGAACTACCAGATGTAGAAGTCTATCCGATCAGCAAGGAGATAAACCGTTCAGGCTATTGTGAAGTATGGATTGCAGTAAAAAAGGAAAAGGAGAATGAAACCCATGGAATATCAAATTGA
- a CDS encoding ABC transporter ATP-binding protein, whose amino-acid sequence MTAIYVNDLVKKYKSGVVALNGLTLTVREGEIFSLLGENGAGKSTLINILTTYLSPTSGTVTLFGKDTYGKAAEIRSKISCVAQRTSIDTHLSLTENMMFQSKLYKVPKSEAVNRMEMLISCFGLDKYLNDSVSTYSGGVKRRLDIALNLMSKPNVLFLDEPTVGMDIQSRMAMWDMVKKIRNNFGTTIFLTTHYLEEADQLSDTICIMKNGKEVIQGSPNLLREHLRQDMLQISFSGKKEAENYFKALKGALALKESDLRQNKILTSLKRGQSDLEKTIRLLLEHGIPFLGIEIIQPTLEDVFISLTSENRKEVS is encoded by the coding sequence ATGACTGCTATTTATGTGAATGATTTGGTGAAAAAGTATAAAAGCGGAGTGGTGGCATTAAACGGTCTTACTTTAACGGTAAGGGAAGGCGAAATTTTTTCTCTTTTGGGAGAGAACGGAGCAGGAAAATCAACGCTTATTAATATACTGACAACTTATCTAAGTCCTACTTCTGGAACTGTTACCCTGTTTGGAAAAGATACTTATGGTAAAGCGGCTGAAATCCGTTCAAAAATTTCTTGTGTGGCACAAAGAACTTCTATCGATACACACTTATCCCTTACAGAAAACATGATGTTTCAAAGTAAGCTGTATAAAGTCCCGAAGTCAGAAGCTGTAAACCGTATGGAAATGCTCATTTCCTGTTTTGGATTAGACAAGTATTTGAACGATTCGGTTTCGACCTACTCCGGCGGAGTAAAAAGGCGGCTTGATATTGCACTAAATCTGATGTCCAAACCCAACGTGTTATTTTTAGACGAGCCAACTGTTGGTATGGATATTCAATCCCGGATGGCAATGTGGGATATGGTAAAGAAGATTAGAAATAATTTTGGAACTACCATTTTCTTAACAACTCATTATTTAGAAGAAGCCGATCAGTTGAGTGATACAATCTGTATTATGAAAAATGGCAAAGAGGTCATTCAAGGTTCTCCCAATTTGCTCAGGGAGCATCTGCGGCAGGATATGCTGCAAATTAGCTTTTCAGGAAAAAAAGAAGCTGAAAATTATTTTAAAGCCCTAAAAGGAGCCTTGGCTCTCAAAGAGTCCGATTTACGTCAGAATAAAATTCTTACTAGCTTAAAAAGAGGACAGAGCGATTTAGAAAAAACAATCCGTCTTCTGTTGGAGCATGGCATTCCGTTCTTGGGAATTGAAATAATTCAGCCTACCTTAGAAGATGTTTTCATCAGCCTGACCAGTGAAAATAGAAAGGAGGTCAGCTAA
- a CDS encoding carboxymuconolactone decarboxylase family protein, which yields MNMISFSQNGETPFQQLLGFNKDILEKWISLEECFYSSKTFSVELKEEVRRRLAFNNGCEYCKAKGAPSKAILNPRIQMAARFADFSSKETHIGDREMGALKEVFSEREISELLAFICFTSASQRFGALLNLLPSCQI from the coding sequence ATGAACATGATTTCTTTTTCACAGAACGGGGAGACCCCCTTTCAACAACTATTGGGATTTAATAAAGATATTCTGGAGAAGTGGATTTCTTTGGAAGAATGCTTTTATTCCAGCAAAACCTTTTCTGTCGAACTAAAAGAGGAGGTCCGTCGCAGATTGGCTTTTAATAACGGCTGCGAATACTGCAAAGCTAAAGGGGCTCCTTCAAAGGCTATCCTAAATCCGCGAATACAAATGGCTGCTCGTTTTGCTGATTTTTCTAGTAAAGAAACACATATAGGTGACCGGGAAATGGGAGCACTGAAAGAAGTGTTCTCAGAAAGGGAGATATCAGAGCTCTTGGCCTTTATTTGTTTCACATCGGCTAGTCAGCGATTTGGAGCACTATTAAATCTGCTGCCGAGTTGTCAGATTTAA
- a CDS encoding ABC transporter permease, translated as MDSLILLHRNIKWRFHHVFTIVITILQPVLWLVLYSVVAGQSMKGIGIANYTAFVLPGLIVLVSFGARSSSGMMNYLMKREGSFYRILIAPVKRSTIVLGQVLEAVLCTFIEVLIMCIISLFFSVRIATGFTGILLIALLIFLTAFFLSGLAYAISLCLPSEVLYETIMNAIVLPIFFLSSALFPADGLSGGLKIAVNLNPFTHVINVLRELILHGDIIIHHVVFVLLLLISMCGISFSWALYRLKKETDL; from the coding sequence ATGGATAGTCTAATCTTGTTACACCGTAATATAAAATGGCGTTTTCATCATGTTTTTACTATCGTGATTACTATTTTACAGCCAGTGCTATGGCTTGTTTTGTATAGTGTTGTTGCCGGACAATCCATGAAAGGGATTGGAATTGCAAATTATACGGCTTTTGTGCTCCCAGGATTGATTGTGCTGGTTAGTTTTGGGGCACGCAGCAGCAGCGGCATGATGAATTATTTGATGAAAAGAGAGGGGAGCTTTTACCGGATATTGATTGCTCCGGTTAAAAGAAGTACTATTGTACTGGGTCAGGTGTTGGAAGCCGTCCTATGTACTTTCATCGAAGTCCTGATTATGTGCATAATCAGCTTGTTTTTTTCTGTAAGGATTGCCACTGGATTCACGGGCATACTTTTAATCGCTCTTTTGATATTTTTAACGGCTTTTTTCCTTTCGGGCCTTGCTTACGCCATCAGTCTTTGCCTTCCAAGTGAGGTCCTGTATGAAACGATAATGAACGCAATTGTTCTTCCCATCTTTTTTCTAAGTAGCGCATTGTTTCCGGCAGATGGATTGTCTGGGGGATTAAAAATTGCAGTCAATCTAAATCCATTTACTCATGTAATCAATGTTTTGCGTGAGTTAATCTTACACGGAGATATTATCATTCATCATGTCGTTTTTGTTCTTCTTCTGCTTATCAGTATGTGTGGTATCAGTTTTTCGTGGGCTCTTTATAGATTGAAAAAAGAAACGGATTTATAG
- a CDS encoding bifunctional transcriptional activator/DNA repair enzyme AdaA, giving the protein MTEEEKWKASLSCDAAYDGQFFYGVKTTGIFCRPSCKSKSPKRENVIFFDTAEQAQQHGLRPCKRCRPDLLEFQPQKENAEKIKLIYEQFYLDYNDLREELKKLGLSRNRITQLFQQQYGKTPVEYLNELRIDRAKQLLVSTPENILQIALQSGFESLSTFYIQFQKVVGVSPKAYRQSFAQKEEKP; this is encoded by the coding sequence ATGACAGAAGAAGAAAAATGGAAGGCATCATTGTCCTGTGATGCCGCTTACGACGGTCAATTTTTCTATGGTGTGAAAACAACTGGAATTTTTTGTCGGCCATCCTGTAAATCAAAGAGTCCCAAACGAGAAAACGTTATTTTCTTTGATACAGCAGAACAGGCACAACAGCATGGACTTCGTCCCTGCAAACGGTGTCGGCCTGATTTATTAGAATTTCAACCACAGAAAGAAAATGCAGAAAAAATCAAATTGATTTATGAGCAGTTTTATTTAGATTATAACGATTTAAGAGAGGAATTAAAAAAGCTTGGTCTCAGCAGAAACCGAATTACTCAGCTGTTTCAGCAGCAATATGGAAAAACACCAGTAGAATATTTAAATGAGCTGCGTATAGACCGTGCTAAACAGCTGCTGGTGAGTACACCGGAAAATATATTGCAGATTGCCTTGCAAAGTGGCTTTGAGAGCCTCTCTACTTTTTATATACAGTTTCAAAAAGTAGTGGGTGTTTCGCCAAAGGCGTATCGGCAATCCTTTGCCCAGAAGGAGGAAAAGCCATGA
- a CDS encoding DUF3298 and DUF4163 domain-containing protein has product MDKPRCFATTHTEEINCQFKYDNIDMLALTIKYPIVTTPNNSCAGEKINNQISMQVDEYFEYAANTLYQQAMEDYADSLKNNFPFYGYEAYMEYTITYNDNCFLSLYTDKYEFTGGAHGNTTRTSNTWELCGGSNIYLSDFFKPSTNCTLLLTQEIIAQAEGNLKENPGIYFDNYKELIIRNLSCHNFYMAPSGITIYYQQYDIAPYSTGIVEFTIPYATIGWAPSC; this is encoded by the coding sequence ATGGATAAACCAAGATGCTTTGCCACTACTCATACAGAAGAAATTAATTGTCAGTTTAAATATGATAATATTGACATGCTGGCACTTACGATAAAATATCCAATAGTGACTACACCTAATAATTCATGTGCAGGGGAAAAAATAAATAATCAAATTTCTATGCAAGTGGATGAATACTTTGAATATGCCGCCAATACACTTTACCAGCAAGCGATGGAGGACTACGCTGATTCACTAAAAAATAATTTTCCGTTTTATGGCTATGAAGCTTATATGGAATACACCATAACTTATAACGATAACTGTTTTTTAAGTCTTTATACTGACAAATATGAATTCACAGGAGGGGCACACGGAAACACCACAAGAACGTCTAACACTTGGGAACTATGCGGCGGATCAAATATCTACCTCTCTGATTTCTTTAAACCTTCTACAAATTGCACTCTTTTACTCACACAGGAAATAATAGCACAGGCCGAAGGAAACTTAAAAGAAAATCCAGGAATTTATTTTGATAATTATAAAGAGTTAATTATCAGAAATCTTAGCTGCCACAATTTTTATATGGCCCCTAGCGGAATAACCATTTATTATCAACAATATGATATAGCACCTTACTCCACAGGTATTGTTGAGTTTACCATTCCATATGCAACGATAGGTTGGGCTCCTTCCTGTTAG
- a CDS encoding DUF1848 domain-containing protein, with translation MIISASRRTDIPAFYSEWLLNRLQEGYALIPNPRNPLYFSRVRLNPEIVDCLVFWTKNPAPMIPKLSQITAMGYPFYFQFTLNPYGANIEQNLPDKKTRIQTFQTLSRILGPERVVWRYDPVILTKQMDVAYHIQAFEKMALALEGFTHRCIFSFLDFYPKIRGELQALGGIEMQETDMRSVAAGFAQIAGGHKIRLFTCCETVDLNAYGIAPGACIDASLIEEILDCSIYYNKDINQRAACRCMESVEIGTYDGCAHGCQYCYAISSERAVRNNMENHDPQAPVLFGNLPEKAIIHEKKMISVKDGQMRLF, from the coding sequence ATGATTATCAGCGCAAGCCGCCGCACAGATATTCCGGCCTTCTATTCTGAGTGGCTGCTCAATCGCCTCCAGGAAGGCTATGCATTAATTCCAAACCCGCGGAATCCTCTTTATTTCAGTCGGGTGAGATTGAACCCAGAGATTGTTGACTGCCTCGTGTTCTGGACCAAAAATCCAGCCCCTATGATTCCGAAACTTAGTCAAATAACAGCAATGGGGTATCCTTTTTATTTTCAATTCACGCTGAATCCCTATGGAGCAAATATTGAACAAAATTTGCCGGATAAAAAAACGCGGATACAAACGTTTCAGACTTTAAGCCGCATCTTAGGGCCGGAACGGGTAGTATGGCGGTATGACCCGGTCATCCTGACAAAACAAATGGATGTGGCTTATCATATACAAGCTTTCGAAAAAATGGCCTTGGCTTTGGAGGGCTTTACACACCGTTGTATTTTCAGTTTTTTGGATTTCTATCCGAAGATACGCGGAGAACTACAGGCACTTGGTGGGATTGAGATGCAGGAGACAGATATGCGCAGCGTGGCGGCGGGATTTGCTCAAATTGCTGGGGGGCATAAAATCCGTCTATTTACCTGCTGTGAGACGGTAGATCTAAATGCCTATGGAATTGCTCCGGGGGCCTGTATTGATGCAAGCTTGATAGAAGAAATTCTAGACTGCTCTATCTACTACAATAAAGATATAAATCAGCGGGCGGCGTGCAGGTGCATGGAGAGTGTAGAAATCGGCACTTATGACGGTTGCGCACATGGCTGTCAATATTGCTATGCAATATCTTCGGAGAGAGCAGTACGGAATAATATGGAAAACCATGATCCGCAAGCTCCAGTTTTATTTGGGAATCTGCCGGAAAAGGCCATCATACATGAGAAAAAGATGATTTCTGTAAAAGACGGACAAATGCGATTGTTTTAA
- a CDS encoding methylated-DNA--[protein]-cysteine S-methyltransferase gives MVHTAYIQTTLGLIGISESEGFITELFFEKDLQKGTDTQLTPLLAKAEKQLAEYLSGSRRDFELPLDVAGTAFQKTVWEALRKIPYGQTRSYKQIAEWIGKPSAARAVGMANNKNSILILIPCHRVVGADGKLVGYAAGLDMKEKLLELERIQANGGKEVIL, from the coding sequence ATGGTACATACCGCATATATACAAACCACGCTGGGGTTAATTGGTATATCTGAAAGCGAGGGTTTTATTACAGAATTATTTTTTGAAAAAGACTTACAAAAAGGCACTGACACACAGCTGACGCCATTGCTGGCAAAGGCAGAGAAGCAGCTTGCAGAATATTTGTCTGGAAGTCGTAGGGACTTTGAGCTTCCCCTTGATGTTGCAGGAACAGCATTTCAGAAAACGGTCTGGGAGGCTTTACGAAAGATTCCTTATGGACAAACCCGAAGCTATAAGCAAATTGCAGAATGGATTGGAAAGCCAAGTGCAGCCCGGGCTGTAGGGATGGCAAATAATAAAAATTCGATATTGATTCTAATACCCTGTCATCGGGTTGTAGGTGCAGATGGGAAGTTGGTCGGCTATGCGGCCGGTTTGGATATGAAGGAAAAGTTGCTGGAATTGGAGCGAATACAGGCCAACGGAGGAAAGGAAGTCATTTTATGA